DNA from Stutzerimonas decontaminans:
AGCCCGCGCGAATTCGCTCAAGCCGTTCGTACTCGGTGTTTTTCGACAGCTCGTGCGCCATGCTCCAGAAACTAGGCGTCTCCGGAGTGCTGGAGGACCGTTTGATCGATCGCTTCGCTGCGGTAGTCATTGCGAAACCCTCATATGACGTACTTTGATACGTCATATGATAGCACCTTTGGGCGCGCCATTTCGCTTCGCAAAGCAGTCTGGAAGCACATGCGTCGTGTTTCCTAGCGTGGAAGGGCGACTCGGGTTGACTGTCATCTGTTCCTGGCACCCTATATCCCAGCCTGAGTCATTGGCGTCGCAGATTCGTCCGCACAGGCAACGGTGTCTAGCTCATCGTCGGCCTTCACGACTCGACTGATGAAACGTCTCAGTTGCTCGCTGGGCTCGACGTCACGCCGGATCAGGTATGTGGTGATCATGGTCCTGTCGCCTGCCAACGGCCGGGTCGTCACATCTGGGTTGTTGAGTTCGGTGACGCGAGCAAGGCTCGAGAAGCCAAGGCCGTAACCCGCGGCGACGAGCGCCATCAGGAGGTCAAGGGTGGGCACACGGTCGGCAATCGTCATCTGCGTTTCGATCGGTTTGAGCACGGGTTGAAGTTGCTGCCAGAAGCCCTCGCAGACCTCCGGCTCACATAGCACAAGTGGATGCCGGGCTAGTTCGTCGACTGGAATTTGTCGGTGTGCAAGCAACTGGTGCCGAGCAGGTAGGACGACGACAAGCGGGTCCTGCCAGACAGGCTCGGACAGGAGCCCATCACCTTCGTTGGCGGAGGTCTGTGCAAATCCCACGTCAAAGAGGTCCTCGCGCAGGCCGTTGGCCTGTACCGAGGACGGCACCTCGCGAAGAAAGATCTCGACGTCCGGATCCTCCTCCCGGCATTGGGCCAACAGCGCAGCGAGACGGGACTGCGGTACGCCATCGGATAGTGCGACACGAAGCTTGCCGCGAAAACCCGCGGCAGCGCCCTTGACGCTGGCCTTGGCCTGTTCGACCACGGCGAAGATCCGGCGGGCTTCCTCAAGCAGTACGCTGCCTGCCCAGGTTAGGCGGGTTCGTCGGGTAGTGCGCTCGAAGAGCTGTACGCCAAGCCTGTATTCCAAGTCTTTGATGATGCGTGAAAGGGGTGACTGCTCGATATGCAATCGTGCGGCTGCCCGAGCGAAATGCAGTTCCTCGGCAACGACGACAAAGCAGCGAAGGTGACGAAGCTCCACGGCTACTACCTCTCAGCGATTAGTGATGCGATTCAGCCCGCTGTGCAGCAGCCCCATCGGGTTGGCGACGAAGGTTGAGCGTTTGCAGCAGGGCCCCGGCCAGCGCAACGGCGCCGGCACTGGCAGCCAGAGACCAGGTGGGCAGCTGCAGTAGAAGAACGAACCCACCTGCGGCGGCACCGATCGCACTGCCCAGGTACAGCGCGGACTCGTTGAGCGCGATGGCGAGATTGCCGTCGCCCTGTGCCTGGCGCGCCAGGATCAGTTCGTTGTTCTGCGGCACCTGCAGTGCCCAGCCCACGGCTCCCCACAGCACGATGGGTAGCATGGCGAGCCACGCACTGAACGTGGCAACCATGGGTAGCAGGAACAGCGATACGCCCAGGATAAGCATGATGGCCAGGACCAGCACCGGCCCCCTCACGCGATCCACGACCGGTCCGATCAGGAAGCTACCGAGTACGCCGCCGATCCCCCACGCCCAGAGGAAAGGGGTAACCGAGCGGACGCCGCCAAACTCGGGGTCGCGCAGCAGTGGTGCGATAAAGGTGTACATGCCGAGGCTGGCGATGGCAGCGAGCAGCGAAACGAGCAGGATGGTGACTACGTGCCCATCGGCGAGGATGGCGAGTTTCTCGCGAAGGGAGCTGGCTGGTGCGGCGGGCAGTGCCGGCAGCAGCAGTAGGAGCCCGACGAAGGCCAGAAGCCCGAGCAGCGTGACCAGCGAGAGCGCGGCCTGCCAACCCATGTGGTCGGCGATCATGAGGCTAAGCGGTACGCCCAGAACCACGCCGCTGGCCATTCCGCCCATGATGATCGCGATGGACTTGCCGCGTCGCTCGGCAGTCGAAAGGGCAGCCGATGCGCCGATGCCCATCGCCAGGTAAACGCCCGCGCCAATTCCAGCAACGGCGCGCCAGGCCAGCAGTGCATTGAAGTTGGTGGAAAGCGCGCTGGCCGCGTTTGCGATGACGAACAGGGCCAGTGCGGCAAGCAGGCCACTGCGCTGGCGGTCTGGTGGTGTCAGTGCCACGAAGATGGGCGAGCCTAGGCCATAGGCCAGGGTGAAGGCGGTAACCAGCTGCGCGGCTACGGCAACTGAAACCGTGAAGGCGTCTTCGATCAAGGGTATCAGCCCGGCCGTCACGTAGGACGCCATGCCGAGTGCGAAGGCGCCGAGCGCGATCAGGTAGATGGAAAGTGGATTGGTTGAGGGGGTGCTCATGACGGATGAGGGCTCCACGTCGTGACAGGGCAGTGCGGCCCGTCGGGCCACGCCCGAAGAGTTAAAGATCCAGTGTTACGTCAAGGTCCGTCAGCCAGGTGTTGAGTCCGACGGCGAGTTCCATGCCCATCCGGTCATACATGGGCGAGACGTCGCCCAGCGGCCGGTTAAGCGTTTCCTGGACGTGCATGGTGTCCAGCAGCGGTCGGACGGGGGCATCCTGGCTTTGCATGATCGCGGCCAGCGACTGGCGCAGCGCGTGTTCGTACGCTGGGTCCTGCGTAGAGGGGTAGGGGCTCTTGACGCGGTCGGTGATCGATGGCGGCAACAGGTCGCGTGTCGCTGCGCGCAGGATGCTCTTTTCGCGGCCATCGAAGGCCTTAAGCGACCATGGGATGTTGAAGGCATACTCGACCAGTTGGTGGTCGCAGAATGGAACCCGGACCTCCAGTCCGACCGCCATGCTCATGCGGTCCTTGCGATCGAGCAGCGTTTGCACGAAGCGAGTGAGGTTCAGGTAGCTGAGCTCTCGCATGCGCTGCTCGACCGGACTCTCGCCGACAAGCATGGGTGTTTCGGCAATCGCCTGGCGGTAGCTGTCGGCAAGGAATGCAGGCATGTCGAGCTGGCGCAGCAGCCCACGGTCGAACAGCGTCTTGCCGTCGAAGTACTTGCCGGTGACGGACGTCAGCCACGGAAAGGTATCTGCCTCGATTGCCTCGGGGTCATGGAACCACCGATAGCCGCCAAACACCTCGTCCGCGCTCTCGCCAGAAAGCGCCACGGTCGAATGCTTGCGCACCTCTTCGAACAGGCGATACAGCGACGGCCACATGTCGCCCCAATACGCCGGTGGAAGGTCCAGTGCGTGCACGACCTGTCGGCGCAGGGTCGGGTCGGCAAGCTCGGCACTGTCCAGGATGATCTCGCCATGCGTGCTATGGATTCGCGCAACCAGTTCGCGAACGAAGGGCGCATCCGGCGTTCCCCGAACCGCGTCGCCGGCGAAGCCCTGGCCGTGATCTCGAAAGTCCACCGAGAAGGAACGAATGTTCGGTTTGCCCGCCTCGAGTAGTTTCTTTGAAGCCAGCGCAGTGATCACGGACGAGTCCAGACCGCCTGATAGTAGGCTGCACAGGGGAACGTCCGCGACGATCTGACGCTCGACGATATCTTCCAGCAGATCACGCGTATGCCGGACGGTTTGCTCTAGCGAATCGGCGTGCTCGCGCGCCTCGAGGCGCCAGTATCGCCGCCGCGTCAGCCCTCGGCGATCGACTCGAACGACTTCGCCGGGCAGAACCTCGTACATGCCATGGAAGACGGCATGGCCGGGGGTTTTGACCATCTCCAGTATTTCTCGAAGACCGTCCGCACGGACGCGGCGTGGCACGCTCGGGTTGGCCAAGAGGGCCTTCGGCTCGGAACCGAAAATGACACCGTCCGCGGTGGGGTAGTAGTACAGGGGCTTGACGCCCATGCGGTCGCGGACGAGAAGCAGGCTTTCCTGACGTCGGTCCCAGATGGCAAAGGCATACATGCCGTTGAGACGGTCGACGAAGTTTTCCCCCCATTCGAGATACGCGCGAAGGACCACTTCGGTATCGCTGCGGTTTTCGAAACGATGCCCGCGCAACTGCAGTTCTGCACGCAGTTCGCGGAAGTTGTAGATCTCGCCGCTATAGGTAATGGCCGCTGCCTGTTTGCCATCCGCCTGGCGAGCCAACATCGGCTGCTTGCCGCCCTCCAGATCGATAATCGAAAGGCGGCGATGGCCGAGGCCGATTGGGCCGTCGATCCAGATTCCCTGCGCATCCGGGCCCCGACGGGCCATCGAGTCGGTCATGCGTTGCAGGGTGTTTTCTTGTGCCTGCATTTGCTGGCTGTAGGACAGCCATCCTGTAATTCCACACATAGTCGTCTCCTGATTAGCCAAGGCTTTCGAGGTCGCTGTCTTCGGCGAGCAGGACCCGGTCCAGGGCGCGGTTGTAGTGCGCGGGAACAGCGATTGCCTTGGCGCGTGTCTCAAGCGTGTTGAGCAGGCGCTGCAGTTCGATGGCGGTGTTCAGGTCGGCGAAGGGCAGGTCGGGCTCGCGTCGGCTTGCTATCCAGAGCACGGCGTCCCGGCACAAGCGCGAGAGCTTGTGGAGCGTTTCCAGACCCGGCTTGCTGGGCGCCTCACTTGTTTCGTGCAGCGTCAACGGCGTTCCGTCGCTATCGCGCATCCAGATCCTCAGGTGATCGTGGTCCCAGCAGGGCGTATCGAAGGTCAGCCGTGCGTGGATGACATGCGCCTGGTCATCCACGAACGACCAGTCGACGGTGCGCTGGCGTACGACATGGACGAAACTGCTGTAGCCGGTGACGGGGGCCTCGCCGAGCGTTGCGCCGACCATCACCGTGTCGAGCACGGCGGGGCCGGATATCGAGAAGTCCGATCGAACGCCGATCACCTCGTCGACTGACCACGGACCTTCGATGGGGCAAATCCAGTTCACGAGGTCTAGTGCATGGATCACTTCACTTGTAACGCCGCAGGTCGGGCGATAATCGTTGATACGGTCCTTGCCCCAGTTGAAGTGGGCCCGCACCAGGCGCCACCGATGTCGAGCGACCCACTCGCGAAGCGTCTGGCTCGCAGCCGAGTAGCGCTCGACCAGGTTGAGCGCGAAGCCATTGAGCGAAGCGAGGGCGGTGTCGATGGATCTAAGGTCGTCAGCCGGTGTGACCAGCGGTTTTTCGCAAATGACGAATCCGTGATAGCCGCGCAGTTGGCCAAGCACCGAGGCATGGCTCACGTCATTGACGCTGACCACGATCAGATCGGGTCCAAACGCCTCGAGCGCTTGCTCGATGGTCCCGATTCGCTCTAGCGTGCTCGGCCTTTCTCGGCGATCCAGATAGGCGATCGACATCCCGACACCGCATGTGCGACCGACGTATTCGAGTGCGTGCTGCCATCGCAGTCCGGCATAACCCAGGCCGATAATGAGCACCTTCATGTCGGCGTCTCCTGGCGGACCAGCAAGCGCTCGCCGCTGGGCTGGAAGCCTAGCGACGAGTAAAGCTGCGCCCCGTCTTCTGTGGTTTGCAGCACGACGGTGCGCACCTCGCGGTTGTCGAACCAACGCAGCAAAGTGGTCATGAGCTCGCGGGCTATGCCTCTGGCACGGAACTGCGGTGCTACCACGACCGACTGCACCCACCCTGACAACCCGTTCGGGTTCGCGGCGGTGGGGGCCCTCGCGTCGATGATGCCGGTCGCGCACCCAATCACCTGGCCGGAGTCGCGATGCTCGACGGCAAGCACACGGACATTGTCGTTCGCGCCGAGGATGCTGCTCAGCCAAGTCCGGTACGCCGCTCGCCAGCGAGCGCACGCTTCTGGCGTGCGGCTTGAGTAGCTGGCGTCGGTGCCGTCGAGCAGTACGCCGCGCAGCTCGATCAGCATCGGGATGTCGAGCGCGGTCGCGCTGCGCACGTTGAATAACGAATCGCCCATCACGCCACCTCCGTCTTGAAGGCACGCGAAGCCCTGGGGATGTCGAAGCGCGCGAATGTCTCGTCCAGCGCTGCGGCGAGCTGCGCGATCTGCGCTTCGCTGTGGTTGGGCGTGGCGTTGATGCGAAAGCGCTCGGTGCCCACGCGTACCGACGGATAGTTGATTGGCTGGAGGTACACGCGGTGGGTATGGAGCAGGCGCTGGGCGGCAGCCTTGCACCGTTCGGCCTCGCCAACGAGAACGGGCAACACGTGCGTCTGCGAGCAGGGCATGACCGGGATGTCGTACTGCTTGAGCCGTTCACGAAGAAGCGCGGTCTTGGCGTGCAGCTGGGTGCGTTCGTCGTCGTGAGCCTTGAGGTATTCGACGCTTGCAAGGCAGCCGGCCGTAACCGCCGGTGGCAGCGAAGTGGTGAAGATGAAGCCGGTTGCGAAGGAACGCACGGCATCGACGATGACCTGGCTCGAGGCGATGTACCCGCCAATGACCCCGATGGCCTTGGCCATCGTGCCCTGGATGATGTCGATCTCGCCGGCCAGTCCGAGCTGCGCGGCAATGCCGGCACCGCGCGGACCGTACATGCCCACCGCATGAACCTCGTCCAGGTACGTCAGCGCGTTGTGGCGCTTGGCAACCTCGACGATACGTTCGATTGGCGCGATGTCGCCGTCCATTGAGTAAATCGACTCGAACACCACGAGCTTTGGCTGCCCGAGTGGGTAGCCAGCCAGGATCTCATCGAGATGACGGGCATCGTTGTGCCTGAATACCTTGCGCTCGTTGGGTGTTGCCCGAATGCCATTGACGATCGAGGCGTGGTTCATGGCGTCGCTCGCCACCAAACAGTCTGGAATCTGGCGCAGCAGGCATTGCAGGGTCGCATCGTTCGAGCCGAAGCCGGTTGGAAAGACCAGCGCGGCCTCCTTGCCATGCCACTCGGCAAGGCTGGCTTCCAGGCGGGCATACAGCTCATGGGATCCGCCGATATTGCGCGAGCCGCCGGAGCCGGCGCCGTAGGTCTCGAGTGCGACGTGCATCTGCTGGCGCACCGCCGGGTGCTGGGACATTCCCAGGTAGTCGTTGCTGCACCAGACAACGACCGGCTCCCGGTCGCTGCCGTGGAGCTTGGCTAGTGGGTACTGGCCACAGATGCGGCTGAGCGTTGTGAACGTGCGGTACTGGTTGGAGGACTTCAATGACTCCAGCTGTTCGCGAAGCAATGATTGGTACATCCGTATCTCTCCTAGCGATCTGGCCGCCTTGCCCCTACGGACTGCTCTGCAATGGGGTTTTGCGCGACGAGGCGCTATTCTTAGTACCGATGCCAGGGGGTTACAATTTGACTAGTTATGCTGTTACTGGAGGTAATTGGATGAGCGCACCGCGAAGCTTCGAACGAAACCGCACCGAGCTTGCCGACTTCCTGCGCAGCCGCCGTGAACGCATTACGCCGGAGGAGGTTGGCCTGCCGTCGGGCGTCAGGCGCCGTACGCCGGGCCTTCGACGAGAGGAGGTGGCCGCGCTCGCTGGGGTGGGGTTGTCCTGGTACACCTGGCTGGAGCAGGGCAGGGATATCGGCGTATCGGCGACATTTCTCGAGAACCTGGCGCGCACGCTCAAGCTCGATGCGACAGAACGTCGCCATCTGTTCCTGCTGGCCCATCAGCGCTTGCCGCCAGAGCCGGGCAAGACGTGGTGCGTGGTTCCGCCCCTCGTGCACCGGCTGATGGCCGATCTGCCGTTGCGCCCGGCGTATGTGTTGAACCTGCGTTGGGACGTGCTGGCCTGGAATGCTGCGGCCGATCGGCTGTTTGGCTTCTCGAGCTTTCCGGCCGAGCGCCGCAACCTGCTCTGGCTGCTGTTTACCGCCCCCTCGATGCGCACCCTGTTCGATCCCTGGCAGGATCAGGCGCTGCAAATCCTGTCGAGCTTTCGCCGCGACTTCGTCCGCGCCCCGCAGGACCCGGATATCGGGAGCCTGGTCAGGGGCCTGGAAAAGGTCGATCCCGACTTCCGGACGTGGTGGCGGCAGCAGGACATCCACGGCCCCTGCCAGGGCATTCGTCATTTCCAGGTGGCCGATATCGGGCCCGTCGTATTCGACCATACCTCGCTGTCCATCGATGTGGATCGCGACCTGCGGCTTGTCTATTACGCGGCCAGGGAAGGGCAGGCGCAGAGTCGCTCGTTCGAGCAGTGGCTCCAGACCGAGCGCGAGCAGGCGGCACGCGATGCAGACGTTCTCAACTGATGGCGGGACCGCGTGAGCGACCGATCTGCCAAGGCACTTGGGCGGGATTGCGCGAGCGCGACTCATGTACTCGCTTCATTGGTACGGAGTCAAACTTAGGCTAGTAGATTCGCTGGATAAGCCAAGTTTCTAGAATACTTGCTCCGCGAGAGCATTTACTGAGTTAGGACTAGTTCGCTGCTTTAGTACGTTTTAGAAACATGCTCCGCATTGCAATATTGTAATGCAAGGAACATCTTTGCGTAAGGTTGGCACCTTTAAGCTATCTAGCATCAACTACCAAGAGGTGTTACCGATGAAAAATATTGCAGCTGTTTTTGCTGTTGTTATAGCCATCACTTCTTCCTTCGCAATGGCTGAAGTGGATCGAAATTCCACGATGCAGCATGACTATTCGACCGCCGAGGGCAGGCAGGCTCTAAAAGTCCTTCTTGAAAGCGGTGATGTTCTAAGTGTGTCTCCAATGGGTGGCAAGAGTGTTGTAGGCAGGTCAAGTGGTCGCGTGCAGCCATACGAAATCAAAATTCGTACTCCTGATGGACTCGTTCACTCAGTTGAGTTCCGTAGCGTGCCGGTTGGAATAAATAACGGTTAATGATTTAAAAAGTCGTTATAAGCCAGTCGCATGATCGTTGCGATTGGCTTATCACTTATTTTTAAAGTGGCCGATTTCTCTGCATAAGAGTGGCAGTAGTAAAGCCAAGCGCGTTGGTTTGGGTATAAGAAGTAGGTGTTCCGCTGCTGAATAACAGCGCCATCCTGCCAAGACCATAAACACTATCTTGGCAGGAGGCGGCTTGCTGGTTATACAGCCATACGCTCACATTCTTCAGCACAATTCATACAGGCTTTCGCGCATTCTTGGCAGTGATCCATCTGATGCTTGGCACACTCTTCACCGCAGGCCCGGCAAATTTTTGCACACAATGCACAAAACTCTTTAGCCAACTCGCTCTGGCGACTCATGAGTCTGGCTGCCAGAGCACACATGTCAGCACAATCCCTGTCGAGCTCAATGCAACGAGCCATCGCTTGTACGTTTTCTTCGCGTAAACAGGCAGATGCGCATGCTTCGCACACTAGTGCGCAGTTTGAACAAGCTTGAATGCAGCTATTGAACATTGTATTAGTCATGACTTCCTCCAAAGTTCGTATTTAAGCGTTCAGCCTTGAGCCGGCCCGAGGCATTCCTCAGGTAGCACATAAATCCGACACGTGTAGAGTTCGTCCGTTTCAATAGTTGAAATTACAATCTTGTAAGGTTGCTCATGAGTGCTATGCGGCTGATTTTGACATGTTATTTATTTAGACGGGGAAGCTCTATGTGAAAGCCCGTCACGCCGTCTACTGAGGTACACCAGATTCTGCCTTTATGGGCCTCAACGATGGATCTGGTGATTGCCAGGCCAAGGCCAGCGTTGCTTGGGCTACCCTCGCGTCGGGCAGGATCGACCCGGTAGAAGCGATAGAAAAGCTTGTCCAGGTGCTCGGGCTTGATCGTCCCTCCGGGATTCTCGACGCTGAGGGTGACCGTCCTTTCCGTCTCGTGAATGGTTACAGAAATAGTTTCCCCAACCGGGGTGTAACGCAGCGCGTTGGATAACAAATTGGAGACCGCTCTATCGAGCATCAATTTATCTCCAAGCACATTGCCTGCGCCTGAGACTGAGAGACGGATATCGCGTTCGTCGGCTAGTAAGTGATAGTACTCAAGCAGCTTAACAACGACATCAGCGAGTTCGGTAGGCGCTTGTTCGGGGATAATCAAGCCATTGTCGGATTTGGCCAAAAAGAGCATGTCGTCAATCATGCGTGACATACGCTTCAATTCCTCTAGATTGGAGTACAGATTCTCCTCATAAGCATCAATATCCCGCTTTTTGGTCAGCACTACCTCAGTGTGGGTCATGAGATTGCTGACAGGGGTTCGCAATTCATGAGCAATGTCCGCAGAGAAATTCGAGAGCCGGGCGAAGGCATCTTCTAGGCGACCCAACATCGCGTTGAAGGATAGAACCAGTTGCTGCAGCTCTAACGGTACTGGCTCAAGGGGTATTCGTTCCTGTAACGACCTAGCTGACATCGATGCGGCGAGATGGGTAACTTGCCTCAGCGGCCTGAGGCCACTTCGAACAACCACCCAGCCAAGCGCAGCACTAATCAGGGCGCTGATGATCAATCCAACGCCGAACCAACGCTGCAAAGTCTGAAAGAAATGCGCGTGGTTAGTGACATCGAGAATCAGCAGTGCTGTAAGCGGTTCGGGCTGGTCTGCTACCGAGATTCGGGCAGTCATCCCTCTATACAGGTGTCCGGCATATTTCCATTCCCACATGCTCTGCTGTTCTGCGTGCCTGAAGCTTTCCGGGACGTCGACTGCCTTGGGATCAGAAAAGAGCACTCTGCCATCTCCGCTCAAGATGGTCGCCGCTAAATCATGATGAGCACCGAGCAGGGCTCGCAACTGCGGTAGCTCCTCTGCAAGGTTCGCGCTGCTGCGTGCGTTATTGAGAATGTGTTTGGTCGATTCGAGCTTCTCAACCAGGGCCTGCCGATCTAACACTTCGAAGTGATGCTGGCTGAGCAAATTGAAGCTCAGCCCCGCTATGGTGAGAACTACAACCACCACAGACATGAACATGAGACTCATGCGGGCGGTCAGCGAAAGGTGGCGCAGGCTCACTCTGGTGCATCCATCATATAGCCCATGCCACGCACGGTATGGATCAGTTTGTGATCGAAGTCGTCGTCGACTTTTGCGCGCAGGCGGCGTACCGCGACCTCGATAACGTTGGTGTCGCTGTCGAAGTTCATATCCCATACCTGAGAGGCAATCAGGGACTTCGGAAGCACCTCGCCGCGCCGGCGCATCAACAACTCCAACAATGAAAATTCCTTCGCCGTCAGATCAATCCGCTTCCCAGCACGAACGGCGCGGCGCTTTAGCAGGTCCACTTCGAGATCTGAAATTTTCACGGTGGTTTGGGTGGGGGAGCCGCTGCCCCTGCGAAGCAACGTCCGAACCCTTGCCAGAAGTTCGGAGAACGCGAACGGCTTAATCAGGTAGTCGTCCGCGCCCAGCTCCAGGCCTTTGACGCGGTCTTCTACGCCATCACGTGCGGTCAAGAACAATACGGGTACGTCTTTCCCTGCTGCTCTGACCATGCGCAGCACCTCCCATCCCTCAAGCCCCGGCATCATCACGTCCAGGATCAAAAGGTCATAGACCTCACTCAGCGCGTATTGGAGCGCATCTGTACCAGTCATGACGCGGTCGACGGTAAATCCGGCCTCGGTAAGTCCTTGTTGCAGGTACGCCCCGGTTTTGGGTTCGTCTTCAGCTACCAGTAATTTCATGCGGGCAGATTCCGAGAGTCGATTGGCTCAGTTTGGAGGCAAACGAGGCCGCCAACTAGAAGCTTACGAAAATGTAACGTCCGGTTCAGCTCACTGACAGAAGGAGGCGCCTAGTGTTCGCATAGTCGAGATCTCTGCTCGAGCAAATACGAGCAGAAGATTGTGAGAGTACCAGCAGCGGAATTTTCCAGGCCTTCCACATTGCTCCCTTGGCCTAACGGCGCCTCACTGGCGCCTTTTTTTTGTTGATCTGGTCATGGCTGTTGAGCCTTACAGAAATGTAATCCCAGTGTAAGCCTGTCGGCAGCCTGGCCTGAATAACCTTAAGTCATTCCTTCGACGACTTGAATGAGGACCCCAACCAATGAAAATCAAGTTCGTTTCTTTTTTTTCCGCAATGGGTTTGATCTTCAGCGCTACTGCCGCAATGGCCGGCCCCGACCATGGCCATGCTTACGATTTCGGCCAGCCGGGTGATCCGCAGGCTGTAGACCGCACTATCGAGTTACGGATGGGCGATAACTTTTTCGATCTTGGGGCGATTGAAGTTAAAGCCGGTGAGACCATCCGTTTCGTACTGCATAACGACGGCGCCCTGCTACATGAATTCAATCTGGGCGACGCGGCGACTCATGCTGCACACCGGGAAGAAATGACTGCAATGTTCCAGACCGGCGCGCTTACCCCGACTGGTGCCCACGATATGAGCAATATTGGGCATGACATGGGCAATAAGAGTGCCGTTATGGAGCACGACGATCCGAATAGCGTGCTGATCGAGCCTGGGGCACGCGAAGAACTGATTTGGGCTTTCTCGAAAGCCACGGGGCTGGAGTTCGCCTGCAATATTCCAGGGCACTATCAAGCTGGAATGGTCGGCAAGGTGGAGATACGTTAATCCCCCCTTTGGTTGGGGTCACGTCCACCGGGAGGAGCGACTCATTCTGACCCAGCGGATCAAACAGTAACCAGTCACCCGAGGTCACTGCCGTGAATCACACCCATCTTCACCGCGCTACTGAACTGCCATTTTGGCAGAGCAAGACCGGCATAGCCCTGATCATGCTGGCCGTAATCGGAACCTTTCATACGGCACGTGAGCATCACCGTCATCTCTCCAAGGGCCGTCGTACCTGATCCGGTTGCTATAGCAATGATCCATTTGTTTGGCCACAACCATGGTGGCCATTCCATTTCCAGCGGTACCGGTGTCTCCAAGGACGAAGATAGGACATAGATCGCATGCACAGTTCTTCCTGCAACCACGACCGGCATCAGGCCAACCATTCGCACGATCAAAACGGCAAACAGTACGACCCGGTGTGTGGAATGGCGGTTAAGCCTGATAGTTCTTATCACGAGACCTACGAAGGGAAGA
Protein-coding regions in this window:
- a CDS encoding helix-turn-helix transcriptional regulator gives rise to the protein MSAPRSFERNRTELADFLRSRRERITPEEVGLPSGVRRRTPGLRREEVAALAGVGLSWYTWLEQGRDIGVSATFLENLARTLKLDATERRHLFLLAHQRLPPEPGKTWCVVPPLVHRLMADLPLRPAYVLNLRWDVLAWNAAADRLFGFSSFPAERRNLLWLLFTAPSMRTLFDPWQDQALQILSSFRRDFVRAPQDPDIGSLVRGLEKVDPDFRTWWRQQDIHGPCQGIRHFQVADIGPVVFDHTSLSIDVDRDLRLVYYAAREGQAQSRSFEQWLQTEREQAARDADVLN
- the asnB gene encoding asparagine synthase (glutamine-hydrolyzing) yields the protein MCGITGWLSYSQQMQAQENTLQRMTDSMARRGPDAQGIWIDGPIGLGHRRLSIIDLEGGKQPMLARQADGKQAAAITYSGEIYNFRELRAELQLRGHRFENRSDTEVVLRAYLEWGENFVDRLNGMYAFAIWDRRQESLLLVRDRMGVKPLYYYPTADGVIFGSEPKALLANPSVPRRVRADGLREILEMVKTPGHAVFHGMYEVLPGEVVRVDRRGLTRRRYWRLEAREHADSLEQTVRHTRDLLEDIVERQIVADVPLCSLLSGGLDSSVITALASKKLLEAGKPNIRSFSVDFRDHGQGFAGDAVRGTPDAPFVRELVARIHSTHGEIILDSAELADPTLRRQVVHALDLPPAYWGDMWPSLYRLFEEVRKHSTVALSGESADEVFGGYRWFHDPEAIEADTFPWLTSVTGKYFDGKTLFDRGLLRQLDMPAFLADSYRQAIAETPMLVGESPVEQRMRELSYLNLTRFVQTLLDRKDRMSMAVGLEVRVPFCDHQLVEYAFNIPWSLKAFDGREKSILRAATRDLLPPSITDRVKSPYPSTQDPAYEHALRQSLAAIMQSQDAPVRPLLDTMHVQETLNRPLGDVSPMYDRMGMELAVGLNTWLTDLDVTLDL
- a CDS encoding MFS transporter; translation: MSTPSTNPLSIYLIALGAFALGMASYVTAGLIPLIEDAFTVSVAVAAQLVTAFTLAYGLGSPIFVALTPPDRQRSGLLAALALFVIANAASALSTNFNALLAWRAVAGIGAGVYLAMGIGASAALSTAERRGKSIAIIMGGMASGVVLGVPLSLMIADHMGWQAALSLVTLLGLLAFVGLLLLLPALPAAPASSLREKLAILADGHVVTILLVSLLAAIASLGMYTFIAPLLRDPEFGGVRSVTPFLWAWGIGGVLGSFLIGPVVDRVRGPVLVLAIMLILGVSLFLLPMVATFSAWLAMLPIVLWGAVGWALQVPQNNELILARQAQGDGNLAIALNESALYLGSAIGAAAGGFVLLLQLPTWSLAASAGAVALAGALLQTLNLRRQPDGAAAQRAESHH
- the hemA gene encoding 5-aminolevulinate synthase; this encodes MYQSLLREQLESLKSSNQYRTFTTLSRICGQYPLAKLHGSDREPVVVWCSNDYLGMSQHPAVRQQMHVALETYGAGSGGSRNIGGSHELYARLEASLAEWHGKEAALVFPTGFGSNDATLQCLLRQIPDCLVASDAMNHASIVNGIRATPNERKVFRHNDARHLDEILAGYPLGQPKLVVFESIYSMDGDIAPIERIVEVAKRHNALTYLDEVHAVGMYGPRGAGIAAQLGLAGEIDIIQGTMAKAIGVIGGYIASSQVIVDAVRSFATGFIFTTSLPPAVTAGCLASVEYLKAHDDERTQLHAKTALLRERLKQYDIPVMPCSQTHVLPVLVGEAERCKAAAQRLLHTHRVYLQPINYPSVRVGTERFRINATPNHSEAQIAQLAAALDETFARFDIPRASRAFKTEVA
- a CDS encoding oxidoreductase yields the protein MKVLIIGLGYAGLRWQHALEYVGRTCGVGMSIAYLDRRERPSTLERIGTIEQALEAFGPDLIVVSVNDVSHASVLGQLRGYHGFVICEKPLVTPADDLRSIDTALASLNGFALNLVERYSAASQTLREWVARHRWRLVRAHFNWGKDRINDYRPTCGVTSEVIHALDLVNWICPIEGPWSVDEVIGVRSDFSISGPAVLDTVMVGATLGEAPVTGYSSFVHVVRQRTVDWSFVDDQAHVIHARLTFDTPCWDHDHLRIWMRDSDGTPLTLHETSEAPSKPGLETLHKLSRLCRDAVLWIASRREPDLPFADLNTAIELQRLLNTLETRAKAIAVPAHYNRALDRVLLAEDSDLESLG
- a CDS encoding four-helix bundle copper-binding protein, translating into MTNTMFNSCIQACSNCALVCEACASACLREENVQAMARCIELDRDCADMCALAARLMSRQSELAKEFCALCAKICRACGEECAKHQMDHCQECAKACMNCAEECERMAV
- a CDS encoding GNAT family N-acetyltransferase, which produces MGDSLFNVRSATALDIPMLIELRGVLLDGTDASYSSRTPEACARWRAAYRTWLSSILGANDNVRVLAVEHRDSGQVIGCATGIIDARAPTAANPNGLSGWVQSVVVAPQFRARGIARELMTTLLRWFDNREVRTVVLQTTEDGAQLYSSLGFQPSGERLLVRQETPT
- a CDS encoding LysR family transcriptional regulator, with the protein product MELRHLRCFVVVAEELHFARAAARLHIEQSPLSRIIKDLEYRLGVQLFERTTRRTRLTWAGSVLLEEARRIFAVVEQAKASVKGAAAGFRGKLRVALSDGVPQSRLAALLAQCREEDPDVEIFLREVPSSVQANGLREDLFDVGFAQTSANEGDGLLSEPVWQDPLVVVLPARHQLLAHRQIPVDELARHPLVLCEPEVCEGFWQQLQPVLKPIETQMTIADRVPTLDLLMALVAAGYGLGFSSLARVTELNNPDVTTRPLAGDRTMITTYLIRRDVEPSEQLRRFISRVVKADDELDTVACADESATPMTQAGI